In the genome of Coturnix japonica isolate 7356 chromosome Z, Coturnix japonica 2.1, whole genome shotgun sequence, one region contains:
- the DNAJB5 gene encoding dnaJ homolog subfamily B member 5 isoform X2 has product MPAILLFWSRAERNKYSAPGSVATVMGKDYYKILGIQSGANEDEIKKAYRKMALKYHPDKNKDPNAEEKFKEIAEAYDVLSDPKKRAVYDQYGEEGLKTGGGSSGGSGNTFHYTFHGDPHATFASFFGGSNPFDIFFASSRSRLFNGFDQEDMDIDDDDDPFSAFGRFGFNGINGVHRRHQESLHTRRKVQDPPVIHELKVSLEEIYHGSTKRMKITRRRLNPDGRTMRTEDKILNIVIKRGWKEGTKITFPKEGDATPDNIPADIVFILKDKPHSHFKRDGTNVVYTANISLKEALCGCTVNIPTIDGRVIPLPCNDIIKPGTVKRLRGEGLPFPKAPSQRGDLIVEFKIRFPDRIAPQTRQILKQHLPCS; this is encoded by the exons ATGCCGGCCATCCTGCTGTTCTGGAGCCGCGCGGAGAG gaatAAGTACTCAGCACCTGGCAGCGTCGCCACCGTCATGGGGAAGGACTACTACAAGATTTTGGGCATCCAGTCCGGAGCCAACGAGGATGAAATCAAGAAAGCGTACCGGAAAATGGCCCTCAAGTATCACCCCGATAAGAATAAAGACCCCAACGCTGAGGAGAAATTCAAGGAGATCGCGGAGGCTTACGATGTGCTGAGTGACCCCAAGAAGCGAGCTGTGTACGACCAGTACGGGGAGGAAG GTCTTAAGACTGGAGGTGGCTCCTCAGGTGGCTCAGGGAACACTTTCCACTACACGTTCCATGGAGACCCCCACGCCACTTTTGCGTCTTTCTTCGGAGGCTCCAACCCTTTCGATATCTTCTTTGCCAGCAGCCGCTCCCGGCTGTTCAACGGCTTTGACCAGGAAGATATGGATATcgatgatgatgatgatccTTTCAGTGCCTTCGGCCGGTTCGGCTTCAACGGCATCAATGGGGTTCACCGACGGCACCAGGAGTCCCTGCACACGCGGAGGAAGGTCCAAGACCCGCCTGTCATCCATGAGCTCAAGGTGTCCCTGGAAGAGATCTACCACGGCTCCACCAAGAGGATGAAGATCACCCGCAGAAGGCTCAACCCTGATGGCCGGACCATGCGGACTGAGGATAAGATCCTCAACATTGTCATCAAACGGGGTTGGAAGGAGGGAACCAAAATCACATTCCCCAAAGAAGGAGACGCCACCCCAGACAACATCCCTGCTGACATCGTCTTCATCCTCAAGGACAAGCCTCACTCGCACTTCAAGAGGGATGGGACAAATGTGGTCTACACCGCAAACATCAGTCTTAAAGAG GCCCTATGTGGCTGCACCGTGAACATTCCCACCATTGACGGGAGGGTGATCCCGCTGCCCTGCAACGACATCATCAAGCCAGGCACAGTGAAGAGACTGCGTGGGGAGGGGCTGCCTTTCCCCAAGGCCCCCAGCCAGCGAGGAGACTTGATCGTGGAGTTCAAAATCCGCTTCCCGGACAGAATAGCTCCCCAGACGAGACAGATCCTCAAGCAGCACCTCCCGTGCTCCTAG
- the DNAJB5 gene encoding dnaJ homolog subfamily B member 5 isoform X3, translating to MGKDYYKILGIQSGANEDEIKKAYRKMALKYHPDKNKDPNAEEKFKEIAEAYDVLSDPKKRAVYDQYGEEGLKTGGGSSGGSGNTFHYTFHGDPHATFASFFGGSNPFDIFFASSRSRLFNGFDQEDMDIDDDDDPFSAFGRFGFNGINGVHRRHQESLHTRRKVQDPPVIHELKVSLEEIYHGSTKRMKITRRRLNPDGRTMRTEDKILNIVIKRGWKEGTKITFPKEGDATPDNIPADIVFILKDKPHSHFKRDGTNVVYTANISLKEALCGCTVNIPTIDGRVIPLPCNDIIKPGTVKRLRGEGLPFPKAPSQRGDLIVEFKIRFPDRIAPQTRQILKQHLPCS from the exons ATGGGGAAGGACTACTACAAGATTTTGGGCATCCAGTCCGGAGCCAACGAGGATGAAATCAAGAAAGCGTACCGGAAAATGGCCCTCAAGTATCACCCCGATAAGAATAAAGACCCCAACGCTGAGGAGAAATTCAAGGAGATCGCGGAGGCTTACGATGTGCTGAGTGACCCCAAGAAGCGAGCTGTGTACGACCAGTACGGGGAGGAAG GTCTTAAGACTGGAGGTGGCTCCTCAGGTGGCTCAGGGAACACTTTCCACTACACGTTCCATGGAGACCCCCACGCCACTTTTGCGTCTTTCTTCGGAGGCTCCAACCCTTTCGATATCTTCTTTGCCAGCAGCCGCTCCCGGCTGTTCAACGGCTTTGACCAGGAAGATATGGATATcgatgatgatgatgatccTTTCAGTGCCTTCGGCCGGTTCGGCTTCAACGGCATCAATGGGGTTCACCGACGGCACCAGGAGTCCCTGCACACGCGGAGGAAGGTCCAAGACCCGCCTGTCATCCATGAGCTCAAGGTGTCCCTGGAAGAGATCTACCACGGCTCCACCAAGAGGATGAAGATCACCCGCAGAAGGCTCAACCCTGATGGCCGGACCATGCGGACTGAGGATAAGATCCTCAACATTGTCATCAAACGGGGTTGGAAGGAGGGAACCAAAATCACATTCCCCAAAGAAGGAGACGCCACCCCAGACAACATCCCTGCTGACATCGTCTTCATCCTCAAGGACAAGCCTCACTCGCACTTCAAGAGGGATGGGACAAATGTGGTCTACACCGCAAACATCAGTCTTAAAGAG GCCCTATGTGGCTGCACCGTGAACATTCCCACCATTGACGGGAGGGTGATCCCGCTGCCCTGCAACGACATCATCAAGCCAGGCACAGTGAAGAGACTGCGTGGGGAGGGGCTGCCTTTCCCCAAGGCCCCCAGCCAGCGAGGAGACTTGATCGTGGAGTTCAAAATCCGCTTCCCGGACAGAATAGCTCCCCAGACGAGACAGATCCTCAAGCAGCACCTCCCGTGCTCCTAG
- the DNAJB5 gene encoding dnaJ homolog subfamily B member 5 isoform X1: protein MFKIRLEPLRKSAWSMNVFMKFRNKYSAPGSVATVMGKDYYKILGIQSGANEDEIKKAYRKMALKYHPDKNKDPNAEEKFKEIAEAYDVLSDPKKRAVYDQYGEEGLKTGGGSSGGSGNTFHYTFHGDPHATFASFFGGSNPFDIFFASSRSRLFNGFDQEDMDIDDDDDPFSAFGRFGFNGINGVHRRHQESLHTRRKVQDPPVIHELKVSLEEIYHGSTKRMKITRRRLNPDGRTMRTEDKILNIVIKRGWKEGTKITFPKEGDATPDNIPADIVFILKDKPHSHFKRDGTNVVYTANISLKEALCGCTVNIPTIDGRVIPLPCNDIIKPGTVKRLRGEGLPFPKAPSQRGDLIVEFKIRFPDRIAPQTRQILKQHLPCS, encoded by the exons ATGTTTAAAATAAGACTAGAGCCTTTACGGAAGAGCGCTTGGAGCATGAATGTGTTTATGAAGTTTCG gaatAAGTACTCAGCACCTGGCAGCGTCGCCACCGTCATGGGGAAGGACTACTACAAGATTTTGGGCATCCAGTCCGGAGCCAACGAGGATGAAATCAAGAAAGCGTACCGGAAAATGGCCCTCAAGTATCACCCCGATAAGAATAAAGACCCCAACGCTGAGGAGAAATTCAAGGAGATCGCGGAGGCTTACGATGTGCTGAGTGACCCCAAGAAGCGAGCTGTGTACGACCAGTACGGGGAGGAAG GTCTTAAGACTGGAGGTGGCTCCTCAGGTGGCTCAGGGAACACTTTCCACTACACGTTCCATGGAGACCCCCACGCCACTTTTGCGTCTTTCTTCGGAGGCTCCAACCCTTTCGATATCTTCTTTGCCAGCAGCCGCTCCCGGCTGTTCAACGGCTTTGACCAGGAAGATATGGATATcgatgatgatgatgatccTTTCAGTGCCTTCGGCCGGTTCGGCTTCAACGGCATCAATGGGGTTCACCGACGGCACCAGGAGTCCCTGCACACGCGGAGGAAGGTCCAAGACCCGCCTGTCATCCATGAGCTCAAGGTGTCCCTGGAAGAGATCTACCACGGCTCCACCAAGAGGATGAAGATCACCCGCAGAAGGCTCAACCCTGATGGCCGGACCATGCGGACTGAGGATAAGATCCTCAACATTGTCATCAAACGGGGTTGGAAGGAGGGAACCAAAATCACATTCCCCAAAGAAGGAGACGCCACCCCAGACAACATCCCTGCTGACATCGTCTTCATCCTCAAGGACAAGCCTCACTCGCACTTCAAGAGGGATGGGACAAATGTGGTCTACACCGCAAACATCAGTCTTAAAGAG GCCCTATGTGGCTGCACCGTGAACATTCCCACCATTGACGGGAGGGTGATCCCGCTGCCCTGCAACGACATCATCAAGCCAGGCACAGTGAAGAGACTGCGTGGGGAGGGGCTGCCTTTCCCCAAGGCCCCCAGCCAGCGAGGAGACTTGATCGTGGAGTTCAAAATCCGCTTCCCGGACAGAATAGCTCCCCAGACGAGACAGATCCTCAAGCAGCACCTCCCGTGCTCCTAG